GATCAACCGCAACGCCTGGCATTCAAATATTTGTTGCGCGTCCTCAACAATTGGCCCCACCCCGCTCTCTGCCGAGCAGACCTGTTCAGCCTGCCCCGTGAGATCACGGTTCATCGCATCGTTGCCAACCTAGTGGACCACGAGGTGCCTTCGACACACTATCGCAACGCCTGGCAGGCCCACATTCACGCCGCCTGGTCCGGCCACCGCCCCTTATGGCCCCGCAACACGCCAACCTGGGGTTATCAGGCCCTGTATCTGTTAGGCATCCTTGCCGACCAAGGAACCATCCAACTGTGTTTACCGGCAAGCGCCCTCTGCTTGCCCTGGATCGATCACATTTTCACACTGCTCGCAGGTGAATATACGGTTAAAGAACTGGCACTGATTGCGGACCAGTTCACGTTGCAACTCGAACGGCGCAATGCTCCCGAGCAGATCGCCCTCGTTTGCGGAGAAGCGCGACGCGTGGAGATCCCCAATGACGAATTATTTGGTGGTGGTGCCATTGCCCTGACATTACTGCTGCAAAACAAAGAGGACCTATTACGTCTCATCGAAGCAAAACGCCTCCGGCTGCCCAGCGAAGACCATTACAGCAGCGAAGACGGACGACAACGCTTCCACAAATCCTGCCTGTGTCAGCAGATGAGTAAAACGCTACTGGGATCTAATCCGTCTGGAAAGTATCTTGATCAACTGCCCGTTCCAAGCTCTAAAGTCTTGGACAGTCTTGCCGCCCTTGAACTTGACGGGCTATCTTCAGGACAACAAACAACCCTCATCGACAGCACATTGCAACAACTACTCGACATCGATGCACCGCCATGCCAGGACTCAACAACTGAAAGCACGGCGAGTGAGGCTCCGCGCACCGACAACAAGTCGCTCGAAAATGAGATCCACCAGGCTCTGGAGGTGAAAGGGATCCCCCTATTTCCTGATCATTATCTGTACGACTTTTATCGCCCGGAGCTGCGCAGCTTTTACACCGACCACCGGCCATGGCAACTTGTCGGTGAATTCATGGGCACATTCACCCTGGAAGATATGGCTGGCAACCGTTGCGACTGCAACAACGACATCATTGCCTATGCGGCCCTGCTGACCAGCCAGGAAGCTGCAACCCCCAACCTGCCAACAGACCCAACCGTCTGCCAGCAGATCGTTGAACGCTTCCTGACTGACCTGGTCCGCATTCATCAACTGATCTGGGATGAATGCCATGCAGCTTTGCCCACAGCCAAAAAGGCCAACCGCCTGGGCAATAAAATCTGGAAAAATCTTGAATTCCCCCCCTACAGGCTGGTTGAAGAAGCATTGGAAAGATTCAACCTTTCCCAGACCTGATCAAACCACTGAGTACAAAAACAGTCAAAGCGCCCACACGGGCTTTCTGGAGAGAGCACAGCGGGAGGGTAACAAAACCCGTCAAGCTCGTGTATGGTGGGCGATTTTGTAAACTTAAAGAAATAACACGGTGCAAAACGCCAAGGACAGCATGTTGTAAAGATCTCACCTGTATCCGAGAAAGGATTGAAAGATTGTCGCGACATGCTACTATACTCAAGTCTTTCCATCGTCAGCACAGGAGGAATTTATGCTTGAAATCATTGAAAAAACCCTTTTAACCGCTCTTGGCGCAGCATCAATGTCGCAAAAAAAAGCTGAAGAACTGGGGCAGGACCTCAAGCAACGCCTCAACCTCTCCGAAGAAGAGGGCAAGGCGTTGGTTGACAAACTAAAGAAGAATGCCTGTGATAAACAAAGCGAGCTGGAACAACAAGCCATGGACGAAGTGAAAAAAGCCTGCGAACGGATCGGCCTGGTCTCCCGGGAAGAATTTTCCACCCTGTGCGAGCGGGTCAGTCAACTTGAGAAGCAACAGTCGGCTGACTAACCTCTATGCTGCCATTGCTGCACCTCAACCGTAACCTGCGTTCGTTAAACCGCTATCGCGAAGTTCTGGCAGTCCTGGTTTCCCACGGTTTCGGCCACGTCCTCGACGAGCTCAATCTCGATTACTACATCGAGCTGGGCAGACGTCTGGTCAAGCGTGACAACCGCAAGCGGGAATTGGAAAAGCTCCCCCCCCAAGTGCGCCTGCGCATGGCGCTGGAAGAGCTCGGCCCAACATTTATCAAGCTGGGACAGATCCTTTCGGCTCGCCCCGACATCCTTCCCGCCAGCTATATCACGGAACTGAATAAACTACAAAACGACGTACGCCCAGTGGAGCTTTCTGCCATCAAAAGCCAGCTCTACCAAGAGCTAGGCGCTCCCGTCAACGAGCTATTCAGCGAGTTTTCGCCCCAGCCGGTTGCAGCGGCCTCCATCGCCCAGGTTCATCAAGCGAAACTGCCCGACGGAACGACAGTTGCCGTCAAAGTACGCCGCCCCGACATTGAACGAATCATTGAAACCGATCTCGACATTCTGGACAGCCTCTCCTCCCTGTTGGAAAACCACACCGAGCCGGAAGAGCTGTTCTCGCCACGTGAAGTGATCCGTGAATTCCGTCGCACAATCTACCGTGAACTTGATTTCACCAAAGAAGGTCACACACTGGGAAGGTTCCGCGACAATTTTCACGATTCGCCAAACGTAACGGTACCCCATGTCCACTGGGAGTTAACCACCGATGCCATCCTGACCATGGAGTATATTGACGGCATCAAAATCTCCAACACAGACCAACTGAGTGCAGCCGGTCATGATTTAAAACAACTTGCCCACAACGGCGCCAAAGCGTTTCTCGACCAAGTTTTGGTTTTCGGCCTGTTCCACGCCGACCCCCATCCGGGCAACATCTTTGTTCTCCCCGACTCAACCCTGTGCTTCATCGATCTGGGCATGGTCGGCCATGTGGATGATGATTTACGCCAGCAATTAACCAGTCTGCTGTTGGGAATTTTCAAACGCGACACCGACCTGCTGGTATCTGTCATGCTTGCAGAGCGGGATCGCTCCAAAGAGATAAATACGACCCGGCTCAAACGAGAACTTTCTGAATTCATTGATGATTATTACAAAGTCCCCTTGGAGCATATCGATTTTTTTAAGCTGATCACCGAATTTATTGATTTGATGCGACGCCACCATATCAAATTTCCTTCAGACCTGATGCTGTTTTCCAAAGCCATGGTAACAATCGAAGGGATCGGCCGCCAACTCGATCCGGGCTTTAACCTCATTGAAGAGATCAAACCTACGGCGATGGAGCTGATGCAACACCGCCTCTCCGCAGGGAATATCGGCAAAGAAACCACCCAGATTTTCCGTTCCTATTTCGATGTGCTCAAATCACTACCTCAGGAGCTCAAAGAGCTGCTACTGCGTTTCAACAGTAACAACTTCAAAATCGACCTGGAGCACCGCGGCCTGGAAAAGCTGATCACGGATCTGGATAAAGCCAGTAATCGGTTATCATTCAGTTTCATTATCGGTTCGTTAATCATCGGCTCATCCCTGATTATCCAAACAAACAGCGGCCCTCAACTGTTCGGCCTGCCGGCCCTGGGACTGCTGGGCTATGCTTTTGCCGCGGCACTGGGACTATGGTTGGCATTGGGAATTCTCCGTTCAGGCCGTCTGTGACCTGGTGTGTGTCTTTTTCACCACAGACAAATTTACCACACTTGGCGGTTTTCACCCTTCATGCGAAACACTATTCTCCTTAAAAAACAGCAAGTTGACAACATGCGAACATTGGGCATGCTTATTGCATTGTTAATCGTCATCTAACAATAACCGAAAGGTGACGAATTCATGATTTATCAATGCACCATTGCTAACCCCATCGACATCAGTGGTGTCGGCTTACATACAGGTTCCACCATCACCATGAAACTGCGTCCGGCTCCGGCTGGAACCGGCATTATCTTCCATCGCAGTGAAGGGGATAAAACCCGATCCATCGAGGCACAGTCCTGCAATGTCGTCGACACCCGCATGGCCACAGTGCTCGGCAAAGGCGAGCTGAGTGTTTCTACAGTTGAACACTTCATGGCCGCCCTGACCGCATGCCATATCGACAATCTGCATGTCTATATTGATGGACCCGAAGTTCCCATCATGGATGGCAGTGCGGCACCATTTATCCAACACCTGCAGGAAGCGGGCATTTCCCGACACAACCGCAGCCGCAAAGTTCTAGCAATCAGAAAGCCCATTACGGTGGTTGATGGCGAAAAGCGGGTCAGCATTATCCCGTCGCGTTTTTTCAAAGTCACTTTTGATCTATCCTTCGACCACCCGTGCATCCGCCAGCAGCACAAATCGGTGAACCTGACCTCAGAAACACTATGTCAGGAAGTAGCTGCTGCACGGACCTTCGGTTTTTACGAAGAGGTTGAATATCTTAAATCGATTGGTCTGGCGCGTGGCGGCTCATTGGAGAACGCCATTGTCATCGGCAAGGACGAAATTCTCAATCCTGACGGGTTACGCTATTCCGATGAATTTGTTCGCCACAAAATCCTTGATACGATTGGTGATTTCAGCCTGCTGGGTTACTCCCTGCTAGGCCATATCAAATCTTACAAGGCGGGTCATGACATCAATCACAAAATGGTTGAAAAGATTCTCGCATCCCCTGATTGCTGGCGTTTGGTTGAATTTTCCGATGCGGACCTGCAGGAAGCACTGCAACTGCCGGTCCCGGCTCTGCAAACCGACCTGGCGTGGGCCGAGTCCTAACTCACCCAACCACTCTGAATGCTTTTAAGGCAGCCCCTACAGGCTGCCTTTTTTATTGCCGTTGCAGCACCGCCAAATCCATGCAATGATGTAATATTTATAGCATTTACCTGTTTAGGCAATCTATTTATGGCTGAAAATAAAAAGCAACACACTCCTGAGATACGTAAGCGTCGGCGCGAATGGGGACTGATCCTGTTCATTGTCACCCTACTTGTCGCTCTGCCATTTTTTGAAAAACAGATTTACGAGCAAACCTCCCAGGTACAACTCTCCAACAATATCCTGGTTCTCGCCTTGATCAATATGAACATTCTGTTGATCATTCTGTTCCTATTCCTGATTATTCGTAATTTATTCAAGCTGTTTCTTGAGCGCCGCCGCAACATCCCCGGTGCACGCCTACGCACCAAACTGGTTGTCACCTTTGTTTCGCTATCACTCATTCCAACCATGCTGCTGTTTTTTGCCTCAGCGGGTTTTATCACCAATTCAATTGAAAACTGGTTCAGTACCGAAATAGAGAAATCGTTGACTGAATCCCTTGATGTCGCTCAGACGTATTATAAAAATTCACAAAGCAACGCCCTGTATTATGCAGAGCAACTCGCAGAACAGGTCAAAGACGGCAAACTACTCAACGAAGATAAGCTCGAAGAGCTGGAGGTTCTCATCAGCCTCAAGCAAAAAGAGTATAACCTTGGCATTGTAGAAGTCTTTTCTTCGACACATGAGGAACTCGTTCGCGTGGCGAACCCGAATGTGCCATTATCAGAATTTACCGATCCCGGATCCGACGTGATCCAAGAAGCACTGGAAGGAAAACTGTTTACCCGCATTACGCCAATCGGTAAAGCCGACTTGATTCGCGGGGTGGTCCCTGTGCGCTCAAACTGGAACGCCAATGATATTGTCGGGGTGGTCGTGGTGAACTACCATGTCCCCTATTCGTTGGTCAGCAAGATGCAGGAGATCTCCTCTTCGTACCAACAGTACAAAGAAGCGCAACAGCTCAAAGGCAAAGTCAAGCAGGGCTATATCGCCATTCTGTTGCTTATCGCTCTGGTTATTATTTTTCTGGCAACTTGGTTCGGCTTCCGACTGGCCCGCAGTATCACCGTGCCGCTACAGGAGCTGGTTCTCGCGACCAAACGCATCAGTACCGACAATCTCGATGTCACGTTGCCGGTTCCTGGAGATGATGAAATCGGCATTCTTATCGACGCCTTTGATAAGATGACTACGGCGTTACGTGACGAACGCTACAAAATCAAACTCGCGCATGACGAACTGCAGAACTCTAATATTGAATTGGACCAACGCCGTCGCTATATGGAAATTGTTCTGAAAAACGTCACGGCCGGTGTTATCTCCGTGGATAGCCAGGGCATTATCACCACGATCAACAAATCAGCCGAAACGATGCTGAAAATCCGCAGCAACCGCGTGCTGGGCAAGAGATACCAGGAGGTTGTCACCAGTGAACAGCTCTATTTGATCAAAGGCTTTCTCGGCGAGCTGATCAGCTCAGGAAAAGAATCGATTCGTCGGCAGATATCGCTGAGCATCCAAGGACAACAACTCACCCTGCTGCTCAATGTCTCGAGCCTGCATGACGAAAACGACCAGTTTATGGGAACCGTCGTTGTTTTTGATGATCTCACACAACTACAAAAAGCTCAGCGCATGGCAGCATGGCGTGAAGTT
The nucleotide sequence above comes from Desulfuromonas acetoxidans DSM 684. Encoded proteins:
- a CDS encoding phasin family protein yields the protein MLEIIEKTLLTALGAASMSQKKAEELGQDLKQRLNLSEEEGKALVDKLKKNACDKQSELEQQAMDEVKKACERIGLVSREEFSTLCERVSQLEKQQSAD
- a CDS encoding ABC1 kinase family protein, whose amino-acid sequence is MLPLLHLNRNLRSLNRYREVLAVLVSHGFGHVLDELNLDYYIELGRRLVKRDNRKRELEKLPPQVRLRMALEELGPTFIKLGQILSARPDILPASYITELNKLQNDVRPVELSAIKSQLYQELGAPVNELFSEFSPQPVAAASIAQVHQAKLPDGTTVAVKVRRPDIERIIETDLDILDSLSSLLENHTEPEELFSPREVIREFRRTIYRELDFTKEGHTLGRFRDNFHDSPNVTVPHVHWELTTDAILTMEYIDGIKISNTDQLSAAGHDLKQLAHNGAKAFLDQVLVFGLFHADPHPGNIFVLPDSTLCFIDLGMVGHVDDDLRQQLTSLLLGIFKRDTDLLVSVMLAERDRSKEINTTRLKRELSEFIDDYYKVPLEHIDFFKLITEFIDLMRRHHIKFPSDLMLFSKAMVTIEGIGRQLDPGFNLIEEIKPTAMELMQHRLSAGNIGKETTQIFRSYFDVLKSLPQELKELLLRFNSNNFKIDLEHRGLEKLITDLDKASNRLSFSFIIGSLIIGSSLIIQTNSGPQLFGLPALGLLGYAFAAALGLWLALGILRSGRL
- the lpxC gene encoding UDP-3-O-acyl-N-acetylglucosamine deacetylase, which produces MIYQCTIANPIDISGVGLHTGSTITMKLRPAPAGTGIIFHRSEGDKTRSIEAQSCNVVDTRMATVLGKGELSVSTVEHFMAALTACHIDNLHVYIDGPEVPIMDGSAAPFIQHLQEAGISRHNRSRKVLAIRKPITVVDGEKRVSIIPSRFFKVTFDLSFDHPCIRQQHKSVNLTSETLCQEVAAARTFGFYEEVEYLKSIGLARGGSLENAIVIGKDEILNPDGLRYSDEFVRHKILDTIGDFSLLGYSLLGHIKSYKAGHDINHKMVEKILASPDCWRLVEFSDADLQEALQLPVPALQTDLAWAES
- a CDS encoding sensor histidine kinase, whose amino-acid sequence is MAENKKQHTPEIRKRRREWGLILFIVTLLVALPFFEKQIYEQTSQVQLSNNILVLALINMNILLIILFLFLIIRNLFKLFLERRRNIPGARLRTKLVVTFVSLSLIPTMLLFFASAGFITNSIENWFSTEIEKSLTESLDVAQTYYKNSQSNALYYAEQLAEQVKDGKLLNEDKLEELEVLISLKQKEYNLGIVEVFSSTHEELVRVANPNVPLSEFTDPGSDVIQEALEGKLFTRITPIGKADLIRGVVPVRSNWNANDIVGVVVVNYHVPYSLVSKMQEISSSYQQYKEAQQLKGKVKQGYIAILLLIALVIIFLATWFGFRLARSITVPLQELVLATKRISTDNLDVTLPVPGDDEIGILIDAFDKMTTALRDERYKIKLAHDELQNSNIELDQRRRYMEIVLKNVTAGVISVDSQGIITTINKSAETMLKIRSNRVLGKRYQEVVTSEQLYLIKGFLGELISSGKESIRRQISLSIQGQQLTLLLNVSSLHDENDQFMGTVVVFDDLTQLQKAQRMAAWREVARRIAHEIKNPLTPVQLSAQRLRRRYLDRFDKDDVVFDECTKMIITQVDELKNLVNEFSNFARMPASNPTPQDLNNIISETLVLYQQGHKEIRFNFAKADGLEKLNLDKDQIKRVIINLIDNAIHAVENNATTAEISLKTEVNTSLQMVTLTISDNGCGIADADKPRMFEPYFSTKNTGTGLGLAIVATIISDHNGYIRVKDHIPTGTEIIIELPLPSV